One Undibacter mobilis genomic region harbors:
- a CDS encoding LysR substrate-binding domain-containing protein, producing the protein MRYDFTDLSLFRHIVEAGSITHGAERMNLALAAASTRIRKLEEAFGAELLTRGRQGVAPTQAGRTLLQHARTILEQSERLQEDLGVYAGGHAGQIRVLSNTNSLTEFLPEALGSFLAAHPNISVDIEERLSDEIVGLIAEGVGDIGIVAGTVDAGGLTTFPFRSDRFVLVVARGHDLAKRSKISFAETLDYNFVGIDRASAIQRFLANKASQSGRTLRLRVQLRSFDAVCRMVENHVGVGVVPLTTARWAAKTMAIQVVELTDPWALRNLSICLRDYKALPPYARQLVDHLREARREST; encoded by the coding sequence ATGCGCTACGACTTTACCGACTTGAGCCTTTTTCGGCACATTGTCGAGGCCGGCAGCATCACGCACGGCGCCGAACGCATGAATCTGGCGCTGGCGGCGGCCTCGACGCGCATCCGCAAGCTCGAAGAAGCTTTCGGCGCCGAACTTCTCACCCGCGGCCGGCAGGGCGTGGCGCCGACCCAGGCGGGGCGGACCCTGCTGCAGCATGCCCGTACCATCCTCGAGCAGTCCGAGCGGCTGCAGGAAGACCTTGGCGTCTATGCCGGCGGCCATGCCGGTCAGATCAGGGTGCTGTCGAACACCAATTCGCTCACCGAGTTCCTGCCCGAGGCGCTCGGCAGCTTTCTCGCCGCCCATCCCAATATCAGCGTCGACATCGAGGAGCGGCTTTCGGACGAGATCGTCGGGCTGATCGCCGAAGGTGTCGGCGACATCGGCATTGTCGCCGGCACCGTGGACGCCGGGGGGCTGACGACCTTCCCGTTCCGCAGCGACCGCTTCGTCCTGGTGGTGGCGCGCGGCCACGATCTGGCCAAGCGCAGCAAGATCAGTTTCGCCGAAACACTGGACTACAATTTCGTCGGCATCGATCGTGCCAGCGCCATCCAGCGCTTCCTCGCCAACAAGGCAAGCCAGTCCGGCCGCACTTTGCGGCTGCGCGTGCAGCTGCGTTCCTTCGATGCGGTGTGCCGCATGGTGGAAAATCACGTCGGCGTCGGTGTGGTGCCTCTCACCACGGCGCGCTGGGCGGCCAAGACCATGGCGATTCAGGTGGTCGAACTCACCGATCCATGGGCGCTGCGCAACCTCTCGATCTGCCTGCGCGATTACAAGGCACTGCCGCCTTACGCGCGGCAACTCGTCGATCATCTAAGAGAAGCGCGGCGGGAGAGTACGTGA
- a CDS encoding MaoC family dehydratase, producing MSGKTNSGNFFEDFKLGQKIQHATPRTVTLGDVALYNGLFGSRFAVQSADTFAQRIGYPRSPIDDLLVFHMVFGKTVPDISLNAVANLGYADFRFLKAVYPGDTLNAASEVIGLKENSNGKTGIVYVRSRGFDQTGATVLDYARWVMVRKRDEKAPAPGEHVPELPKVVDPAQLGAACPSLDAKTYDTELAGSPHRFGNYAKGDKIDHVVGMTVEDAEHMIATRLYQNTARVHFDHFTESKGRFGGRLIYGGHAISLARALSFNGLGNAFHIAAINGGRHVAPLTAGLTVFAWSEVLDAADVPGRSDVGALRLRTVATKDKPCDDFPYKIGNEYDPAVILDLDYWVLMPR from the coding sequence GTGAGCGGCAAGACAAATTCCGGCAACTTCTTCGAAGACTTCAAGCTCGGCCAGAAAATCCAGCACGCGACACCCCGTACAGTGACGCTCGGTGACGTCGCGCTGTACAATGGCCTGTTCGGCTCGCGCTTTGCGGTGCAGTCGGCCGACACCTTCGCGCAGCGCATCGGCTATCCGCGTTCGCCGATCGACGACCTGCTCGTCTTCCATATGGTCTTCGGCAAGACAGTGCCGGACATTTCGCTGAACGCCGTGGCCAATCTCGGCTATGCCGATTTCCGCTTTCTCAAGGCCGTCTATCCCGGCGATACGCTCAACGCCGCCTCGGAAGTGATCGGGTTGAAGGAGAATTCCAACGGCAAGACCGGCATCGTCTATGTGCGCTCGCGCGGCTTCGATCAGACCGGCGCCACGGTGCTGGACTATGCGCGCTGGGTCATGGTGCGCAAACGCGACGAGAAGGCGCCTGCGCCGGGCGAACACGTTCCAGAACTGCCGAAGGTTGTCGATCCGGCACAGCTCGGCGCCGCCTGCCCGTCGCTGGACGCCAAGACCTACGACACCGAACTTGCCGGCAGTCCGCATCGTTTTGGCAATTACGCCAAGGGCGACAAGATCGATCACGTCGTCGGCATGACCGTGGAAGACGCCGAGCACATGATTGCGACGCGGCTCTATCAAAACACCGCGCGCGTCCACTTCGATCATTTCACCGAGAGCAAAGGCCGGTTCGGCGGTCGCCTGATCTATGGCGGCCACGCCATCTCGCTGGCACGCGCGCTGTCGTTCAACGGCCTCGGTAATGCCTTTCATATCGCCGCAATCAATGGTGGCCGCCATGTCGCGCCACTGACGGCGGGCCTCACGGTGTTTGCCTGGAGCGAGGTGCTGGACGCAGCCGATGTACCGGGCCGCAGCGACGTCGGCGCATTGCGCTTGCGCACCGTCGCCACCAAGGACAAGCCGTGCGACGACTTCCCCTACAAGATCGGCAACGAGTACGATCCTGCGGTGATCTTGGATTTGGATTACTGGGTGCTGATGCCGCGATAG
- a CDS encoding NAD(P)/FAD-dependent oxidoreductase, which yields MSVKIPRVIVVGAGFGGLETVRALRHAAADVTVVDRQNHHCFQPLLYQVATAALSPAEIAWPIRHILRAQKNATVLMEEVLGVDPARKVLITNFGEMPFDYLVLATGAMHSYFGHDDWAPFAPGLKRIDDATRIRRQILIAFEKAEIAQDPEVQRRLLTFVIVGGGATGVEMAGAIAEIARQTLAMDFRRIDPRNARIVLVEAGSRLLPAFPPEQSDYVRVTLSKAGVTVMTDTMVTTCDAGGVELGPQRLQAATVIWAAGVMASPAAKWLGAEADRAGRTRVNADLSVPGHPDIFVIGDAAAVTNNNTGRPVPGIAPAAKQMGQYVGAVIAARIAGRDTGKPFRYRHLGDLATIGRRAAVVQLGRFRLRGYFGWWFWGIAHVYFLIGTRNRFIVAFSWLWSYLTFQRGARLITRAPDEPT from the coding sequence ATGAGCGTGAAAATCCCCCGGGTCATCGTTGTCGGTGCCGGCTTCGGCGGGCTGGAAACCGTCCGGGCGTTGCGCCACGCAGCCGCGGACGTCACGGTCGTCGACCGGCAGAACCACCACTGCTTCCAGCCGCTGCTCTATCAGGTTGCGACCGCGGCTTTGTCGCCGGCCGAGATCGCCTGGCCGATCCGGCATATCCTGCGGGCGCAGAAAAACGCCACCGTCCTGATGGAGGAGGTGCTCGGGGTCGATCCCGCGCGCAAGGTGCTGATCACCAATTTCGGCGAGATGCCGTTTGATTATCTCGTGCTGGCGACCGGCGCGATGCACTCCTACTTCGGCCATGACGACTGGGCGCCGTTCGCCCCTGGTCTCAAGCGCATTGACGATGCCACCCGCATCCGCCGCCAGATTCTCATAGCCTTCGAGAAGGCCGAGATCGCGCAGGACCCTGAGGTGCAGCGCCGCCTGCTCACTTTCGTGATCGTCGGCGGCGGCGCCACCGGCGTCGAGATGGCGGGCGCTATCGCCGAAATCGCCCGCCAAACGCTGGCGATGGACTTCCGCCGCATCGACCCGCGCAATGCCCGCATTGTGCTAGTGGAGGCCGGCTCGCGCCTCCTGCCGGCCTTTCCGCCGGAGCAATCGGACTATGTGCGCGTCACGCTGTCAAAAGCCGGCGTGACGGTGATGACCGATACCATGGTGACGACGTGCGATGCCGGCGGCGTCGAGCTCGGTCCGCAGCGCTTGCAAGCCGCGACCGTCATCTGGGCTGCCGGTGTTATGGCCTCACCCGCCGCCAAATGGCTTGGCGCCGAGGCCGACCGCGCCGGCCGCACCCGGGTCAATGCCGACCTGTCGGTACCCGGCCATCCCGACATCTTCGTTATCGGCGACGCCGCCGCTGTGACCAACAACAACACGGGCCGGCCGGTGCCTGGCATCGCGCCGGCCGCCAAGCAGATGGGACAATATGTCGGCGCAGTGATCGCCGCGCGTATCGCCGGCCGCGATACCGGCAAACCGTTTCGCTATCGGCATCTCGGCGATCTTGCCACCATCGGCCGCCGCGCGGCGGTGGTGCAGCTCGGCCGTTTTCGGCTGCGCGGCTACTTCGGCTGGTGGTTCTGGGGCATCGCCCACGTCTATTTTCTGATCGGCACCCGCAACCGCTTCATCGTCGCTTTCAGCTGGCTGTGGAGCTACCTCACTTTTCAACGCGGCGCGCGACTGATCACTCGCGCGCCTGATGAGCCGACGTGA
- the leuB gene encoding 3-isopropylmalate dehydrogenase produces MATHNLLLLPGDGIGPEVMAEVKRLIEFFNKKGPNRFVYEEGLVGGASYDADKTSISDVTMEKAKAADAIIFGSVGGPKWADVPYEARPEAGLLRLRKDLDLYANLRPAVTYPALADASSLKRELVEGLDIMILRELTGGVYFGEPKTITDLGNGQKRAVDTQVYDTYEIERISRVAFELARKRNNKVTSMEKHNVMKSGVLWKEVVQQTHDREFKDVKLEHQLADSGGMQLVKNPKQFDVIVCDNLFGDMLSDIAAMLTGSLGMLASASLGEVDPKTKRRKAMYEPVHGSAPDIAGKGLANPIAMIASFGMALRYSFDMGAEADLIDKAIAATLDKGIRTADIATAGEKTVSTTEMGSAILAEMEALSA; encoded by the coding sequence ATGGCGACCCACAATCTGCTCCTGCTGCCGGGCGACGGCATCGGTCCCGAAGTTATGGCCGAGGTGAAGCGGCTGATCGAGTTCTTCAACAAAAAGGGCCCGAATCGCTTCGTCTACGAGGAAGGCCTGGTGGGCGGCGCCTCATATGACGCCGACAAGACTTCGATCAGCGACGTCACCATGGAAAAGGCCAAAGCCGCGGACGCCATCATCTTCGGCTCCGTGGGCGGTCCGAAATGGGCCGACGTGCCCTACGAGGCGCGGCCCGAAGCCGGCCTGCTCCGCCTGCGCAAGGACCTCGACCTCTACGCCAATTTGCGCCCTGCCGTGACCTATCCGGCGCTGGCCGATGCCTCCTCGCTCAAGCGCGAGCTGGTCGAAGGCCTCGACATCATGATCCTGCGCGAACTCACCGGCGGCGTGTACTTCGGCGAGCCGAAGACCATCACCGATCTCGGCAACGGCCAGAAGCGCGCGGTCGATACGCAGGTTTACGACACCTACGAGATCGAGCGCATTTCGCGCGTCGCCTTCGAACTGGCGCGCAAGCGCAACAACAAGGTGACGTCGATGGAAAAGCACAACGTCATGAAGAGCGGCGTGCTCTGGAAGGAAGTTGTGCAGCAGACGCACGACCGCGAATTCAAGGACGTGAAGCTCGAGCACCAGCTTGCCGATTCCGGCGGCATGCAGCTCGTCAAGAACCCCAAGCAGTTCGACGTCATCGTCTGCGACAATCTGTTCGGCGATATGCTGTCGGATATCGCGGCCATGCTCACCGGCTCGCTCGGCATGCTGGCCTCGGCGTCGCTCGGCGAAGTGGATCCCAAGACCAAGCGTCGCAAGGCGATGTACGAGCCGGTGCACGGTTCGGCGCCGGATATCGCCGGCAAGGGACTCGCCAACCCGATCGCGATGATCGCGTCCTTCGGTATGGCCCTGCGCTACTCGTTCGACATGGGCGCGGAAGCTGACCTGATCGACAAGGCGATCGCGGCCACGCTCGACAAGGGCATCCGCACCGCGGATATCGCCACCGCGGGCGAGAAGACGGTGAGCACCACTGAAATGGGCTCGGCCATTCTCGCCGAGATGGAAGCCCTGTCGGCTTAA